A portion of the Citrobacter rodentium NBRC 105723 = DSM 16636 genome contains these proteins:
- a CDS encoding type VI secretion system accessory protein TagJ, producing the protein MQDITTLNETLKTASLKDLLAQVLTRVKSFPQDLKAREVLFKLYCVDGAWDSALLQLQTLSLLDEEMKKQCELYKNLVFSEMQRTQVLAGERLAATLQGDMPQWMVKLHEANGQYCQGNRELSDMTRSEAFELAPESRGKSDTLGEFSWIADSDGRLGPVCEFICAGGYRWLPFSEVQQLRVSKPKDLLDLLWTQASVNVAGEKYFGFIPARYPITTDDEQNYKLGSKTEWSTLSDLLILGHGRKVLITDCCVHSIMEVGEIVFK; encoded by the coding sequence ATGCAGGATATTACGACATTAAATGAGACATTAAAAACCGCTTCTCTGAAAGACTTGCTGGCGCAGGTTCTTACCCGGGTGAAGTCATTTCCGCAAGATCTTAAAGCCCGGGAAGTGCTGTTTAAATTGTATTGCGTTGACGGTGCATGGGATAGCGCGTTACTGCAATTGCAGACCTTATCGCTGCTTGACGAGGAAATGAAAAAACAGTGTGAGCTATATAAAAACCTCGTCTTCAGTGAAATGCAGCGCACGCAGGTTTTAGCGGGCGAGCGTCTGGCCGCAACGTTGCAGGGCGATATGCCGCAGTGGATGGTGAAACTACATGAGGCGAACGGACAATATTGCCAGGGCAATAGGGAGTTATCGGATATGACGCGTTCTGAAGCATTTGAACTTGCGCCGGAAAGCCGTGGCAAAAGTGATACTTTGGGCGAATTTTCCTGGATTGCAGACAGCGATGGCCGTCTTGGACCAGTGTGTGAATTTATTTGTGCCGGAGGATATCGTTGGCTACCTTTTTCTGAAGTTCAACAATTACGCGTTTCAAAACCGAAAGATCTCCTCGACCTTCTCTGGACGCAGGCATCCGTTAACGTTGCGGGGGAAAAATATTTTGGCTTCATTCCGGCACGCTACCCGATTACGACGGATGATGAGCAAAATTATAAGCTGGGATCAAAGACAGAGTGGTCCACGCTATCCGATCTGCTCATTCTCGGTCATGGCCGTAAGGTATTGATTACCGACTGCTGTGTACATTCGATCATGGAGGTGGGTGAGATTGTCTTCAAATAA
- the tssE gene encoding type VI secretion system baseplate subunit TssE, whose protein sequence is MSSNKSLNRGGRYLPALLERLQDDEPKSLHDRARPVDVKTIRQLVQKDITDLINHTNIEDTINEQRYKAVTESVLNYGIPALIGSHENRNNWQLIEQAIRKAIIRFEPRIIPETLLVRSLQKKEQMAKYAVIAFEIRGLINWQPHPVDLCMNGRYDVESEKVELKLL, encoded by the coding sequence TTGTCTTCAAATAAGTCGTTAAACAGAGGAGGCCGCTATCTGCCTGCTCTTCTGGAGCGGCTACAGGATGACGAACCTAAAAGCCTTCACGATCGCGCCCGGCCTGTCGACGTTAAAACGATACGTCAGCTGGTTCAGAAAGATATTACTGATTTAATTAATCATACCAACATCGAGGACACGATCAATGAGCAACGCTATAAAGCAGTGACAGAATCCGTGCTTAATTATGGTATTCCGGCGTTGATCGGCAGCCATGAAAATCGTAATAACTGGCAGCTTATCGAGCAGGCTATCCGTAAGGCTATCATTCGCTTCGAACCACGTATTATCCCTGAAACATTGCTGGTGCGTTCATTGCAGAAAAAGGAGCAGATGGCGAAATATGCCGTTATTGCGTTTGAGATTCGGGGGCTAATTAACTGGCAGCCCCACCCTGTAGATTTGTGTATGAATGGTCGTTACGACGTGGAGTCTGAAAAGGTAGAGCTGAAGCTTCTTTAA
- a CDS encoding autotransporter outer membrane beta-barrel domain-containing protein produces MDHYHFSQGEWHRLLCALPIYLAASNYVFAANSNVIVVDGGKLYFENLTLENDTSGAFIIQAKNGAEFNGSQLFLTSSGGLGGGAWIDDSVFNGDNLNINVSGNVGSGIYLANNSSAVLSDISIVAQNNAMGLVVDGLWSSSQGSAMAQLSDSAIATESADAISVTAGEVTLTNTVATTTGDSSYAVKANQAAKINIEGGRYATQGKYSDAVWVTTTDSSVNINDATLSTAGDRAIALNAQRGTVTIANSTLETAGFNSYALYSGKQQLTGDKLTITTHGIGGGGLFAATAGKGTLTNSDITTHGELAPGLLAYPGSAITADNVYVTTTGKQGFGLWSRNGQLDISNSTIVTSGDAAVGLYVNDYSTTLSNRVSLNNVTLQSAQAQTIEADATILALTINDSTVSSGNGQLMNVSHYEDAIDPANNLYSTVTLTAANSQLNGDITSTNVANSVAIELTSASVLNGAVNTATSLALDSTSRWNMSGSSVVGQLTNNGTIAFSASNVTDTLTVTGDYAGNGGTLMFNSVLGDDSSPGNKLSVGGDVLAGTTYVTINNLGGQGAQTVEGIEIVNVGGTSYGNFVQSGRIVAGAYDYSLMQKGENWYLTSQATSVVPEPTPEPEPTPAPVPGTKPEPTPVTQRTAPVIRPEAGSYTANIAAANTLFTMSLHDRLGEPGFVDALSAQPEVTSLWLRQVGGHNGWHDGSGQLTTQSNRYLAQLGGDVARWSHDGVERWHVGFMAGYGNNHSSTRSLASGYRASGSVEGYSIGGYATWYANAPASQGAWLDSWLLYNWFNNSVQGKGVASESYKSRGFTASLEAGYTQKLAEFMGSMETLNEWFIQPQAQVIWMGVKADDFHEANGTRIHSEGEGNIRTRLGVRTFLKGHHAIDNAKERVFQPYVELNWIYNTRDFGTQMDDVSVYQAGARNLGEIKTGVEGQINSRLNTWGNIGVQMGDKGYHDATAMVGLKYHF; encoded by the coding sequence ATGGATCATTATCACTTTAGTCAGGGTGAGTGGCATCGTTTACTCTGCGCGTTACCGATTTATCTTGCTGCGAGTAATTATGTTTTCGCCGCAAATAGCAACGTTATTGTCGTTGATGGGGGAAAACTCTATTTCGAAAATTTGACACTTGAAAATGACACAAGCGGTGCCTTTATTATCCAGGCAAAAAATGGTGCGGAATTTAACGGCAGCCAGCTGTTTCTCACCAGTTCCGGGGGACTCGGCGGCGGCGCGTGGATTGATGATAGCGTCTTCAATGGCGACAATCTGAACATTAACGTCAGCGGCAACGTTGGCAGCGGTATTTATCTTGCGAATAATAGCTCAGCCGTGCTTTCCGATATTAGCATCGTAGCTCAGAACAATGCTATGGGTCTGGTGGTGGATGGGCTCTGGTCCTCCTCGCAAGGCTCCGCGATGGCTCAGCTCAGCGACAGCGCCATCGCCACCGAAAGCGCCGACGCTATCAGCGTCACGGCGGGTGAGGTAACGCTGACCAATACGGTCGCCACAACAACCGGCGACAGTAGTTATGCGGTGAAGGCCAATCAGGCGGCAAAAATAAATATTGAAGGGGGCCGCTACGCGACGCAGGGTAAATACAGCGATGCGGTGTGGGTTACCACCACTGACTCCTCCGTCAACATAAACGATGCCACTCTTTCAACCGCAGGCGATCGCGCCATCGCGCTGAACGCGCAGCGTGGTACGGTAACGATCGCTAACAGTACCCTCGAAACCGCAGGCTTTAATTCTTATGCGCTGTATAGCGGAAAGCAGCAGCTCACCGGCGATAAGCTGACCATCACCACCCACGGCATCGGCGGGGGTGGCCTGTTCGCCGCAACAGCCGGGAAGGGAACGCTGACTAACAGCGATATCACTACGCACGGCGAACTTGCGCCGGGGCTATTGGCCTATCCCGGTTCGGCTATTACCGCCGATAATGTGTATGTGACGACCACGGGCAAACAAGGTTTTGGGCTGTGGAGCCGTAACGGGCAACTGGATATCAGCAACAGCACGATTGTGACGTCTGGCGACGCGGCAGTCGGGCTGTATGTGAATGATTACTCCACCACGCTCAGCAATCGCGTATCGCTGAATAATGTGACGTTACAAAGCGCGCAGGCGCAGACGATCGAGGCCGATGCCACGATACTGGCGCTGACGATAAATGACTCTACGGTCAGCAGCGGCAACGGTCAGCTGATGAACGTTAGCCATTATGAGGATGCGATTGATCCCGCCAATAACCTCTACAGTACGGTGACTTTAACGGCCGCAAACAGCCAGCTAAATGGCGATATCACCTCCACAAACGTTGCTAACAGCGTGGCGATTGAGCTGACGTCGGCCTCGGTGCTAAACGGCGCAGTCAATACCGCGACGTCGCTGGCGCTGGATAGCACCAGCCGCTGGAATATGAGCGGCAGTTCGGTTGTCGGCCAGTTGACCAATAACGGCACCATCGCCTTTTCCGCGTCCAACGTGACGGACACCCTGACGGTGACCGGCGATTATGCCGGTAATGGCGGGACGCTGATGTTTAACAGTGTACTGGGAGATGACAGCTCGCCGGGCAATAAATTGAGCGTCGGCGGCGATGTGCTGGCGGGCACGACGTACGTCACCATTAATAATCTGGGCGGACAAGGCGCGCAAACGGTTGAAGGCATTGAAATTGTCAATGTCGGCGGGACCTCTTACGGCAATTTCGTGCAGTCGGGCCGTATTGTGGCGGGCGCTTATGATTATTCCCTGATGCAAAAGGGCGAAAACTGGTATCTGACCAGCCAGGCGACGTCGGTTGTACCTGAGCCAACGCCGGAGCCAGAACCCACGCCAGCCCCCGTTCCAGGCACGAAACCTGAGCCGACGCCGGTTACGCAAAGAACAGCGCCGGTGATTCGTCCGGAAGCGGGCAGTTACACCGCGAATATCGCTGCGGCCAATACTCTGTTTACGATGAGTCTGCATGACCGACTGGGTGAGCCTGGGTTTGTGGATGCCTTATCGGCACAGCCGGAAGTCACCAGCCTGTGGCTGCGTCAGGTCGGCGGCCACAATGGCTGGCATGACGGTAGCGGCCAGCTGACAACCCAGAGTAATCGCTATCTGGCGCAGTTGGGCGGCGACGTGGCGCGCTGGAGTCATGATGGCGTTGAGCGCTGGCATGTCGGCTTTATGGCGGGCTATGGCAACAACCACAGTTCGACGCGCAGTCTGGCGAGCGGCTATCGCGCCAGCGGTTCCGTGGAGGGGTACAGCATAGGTGGATACGCGACCTGGTATGCCAATGCCCCGGCGTCGCAGGGCGCCTGGCTGGACAGTTGGTTACTGTACAACTGGTTTAATAACAGCGTTCAGGGCAAAGGGGTCGCGAGTGAATCGTATAAATCGCGGGGATTCACCGCGTCTCTGGAGGCAGGATATACGCAGAAACTCGCTGAGTTCATGGGGAGCATGGAAACGCTGAATGAATGGTTTATCCAGCCTCAGGCGCAGGTGATATGGATGGGGGTGAAAGCCGATGATTTCCATGAGGCAAACGGTACCCGTATTCATAGCGAAGGTGAGGGTAATATCCGCACCAGGCTGGGTGTTCGTACCTTCCTGAAAGGCCACCATGCCATCGATAACGCTAAGGAGCGCGTGTTCCAGCCTTACGTAGAACTCAACTGGATTTATAACACCCGTGATTTTGGTACGCAGATGGATGATGTGAGCGTTTACCAGGCAGGGGCGCGAAATCTGGGCGAAATCAAAACGGGCGTTGAAGGGCAGATTAACTCACGGCTGAACACCTGGGGAAATATCGGCGTCCAGATGGGGGATAAAGGTTATCACGATGCTACGGCCATGGTCGGCCTTAAATATCATTTTTAA
- a CDS encoding MBL fold metallo-hydrolase, producing MSHPLPFRQIGDFEITALSDGNMSASLDLLSGIEKADADVIQYSAGIGEPGDIHINCYLIRGLGRIILVDAGTGPLNNMAGQLNANLAAAGVSPDDVDTVLLTHCHPDHIGGLLDAEKQPVFKHAEIILHPLEAQHWQDDEKLNLANERGQRNFWLVRQTLNAYARKVRFFNGDKIAEGILPVWLPGHTPGHTGFRIDADDNCLLIWGDVVHYPHIQSAQPAVSILFDTDPALAEETRKKIMEKAVSEKLIIAGMHLSQVGFASVLREGCGYHISYSEK from the coding sequence ATGAGCCATCCCCTTCCGTTCCGTCAGATTGGCGATTTTGAGATAACTGCGCTGAGTGACGGTAATATGTCAGCGAGTCTGGATTTACTGTCAGGCATTGAAAAAGCTGATGCAGACGTTATTCAATACAGTGCCGGAATCGGTGAGCCCGGCGATATTCATATCAACTGTTACCTTATCCGCGGTCTGGGTCGAATAATTTTGGTTGACGCTGGCACAGGCCCGCTGAACAACATGGCGGGACAACTCAACGCAAACCTTGCCGCAGCGGGTGTTAGCCCTGACGACGTCGATACCGTTTTACTAACGCACTGCCATCCGGATCATATTGGAGGCCTGCTGGATGCTGAGAAACAGCCGGTTTTTAAACACGCTGAAATTATTCTTCATCCTCTCGAAGCACAACACTGGCAGGATGATGAAAAACTCAACTTAGCGAATGAGCGCGGGCAACGTAATTTTTGGCTGGTCCGCCAAACGTTAAATGCTTACGCCCGGAAGGTGCGTTTTTTTAACGGCGACAAAATAGCAGAAGGCATTCTGCCGGTATGGCTACCGGGTCATACACCCGGGCATACCGGTTTTCGCATCGATGCGGATGATAACTGCTTATTAATATGGGGAGACGTTGTCCATTATCCTCATATTCAGTCAGCGCAACCGGCTGTTTCTATCTTATTCGACACCGATCCTGCTCTGGCCGAGGAAACAAGAAAGAAAATTATGGAAAAAGCTGTCAGCGAAAAACTGATCATTGCCGGCATGCACTTAAGTCAGGTTGGGTTTGCCAGCGTTCTCAGGGAGGGCTGTGGATACCACATTTCCTACTCTGAAAAATGA
- a CDS encoding LysR substrate-binding domain-containing protein, with translation MRRKIPSSASMQAFDAAARHGNFARAAEELSLTEGAISRQIARLEALLNCKLFDRMGSRVKLNPVGARYAHHVRETLDRLERDTQYIMGMTEGSKSLDIAVLPTFSSRWLIPRLGGFNSLFPDITLNIAARTDPFILPGSGFDAVIHFEHSAWAGMRMQFLFQENLLPVCNPALLTNNDVNRQLNELPRIHRRQNPDAWHHYARESGIRLDNPAQGVRYDLHEMAIAAVIAGQGVALVPRMYVENELSCGMLVSPWPASECLSKKFCLIKSTETGINEAALESFERWLLAKMNTLASLNAER, from the coding sequence ATGCGCAGAAAAATACCTAGTAGTGCGTCCATGCAGGCTTTTGATGCCGCCGCAAGGCACGGTAATTTTGCCAGGGCCGCAGAGGAGTTATCGTTAACAGAAGGGGCGATTAGCCGTCAGATTGCGCGTCTCGAAGCGTTGCTGAACTGTAAACTGTTTGACCGTATGGGAAGCCGGGTAAAGCTTAACCCTGTCGGAGCGCGCTACGCACATCACGTGCGTGAAACGCTCGATCGGCTCGAAAGAGATACTCAGTACATAATGGGGATGACTGAGGGCAGTAAAAGTCTGGATATCGCCGTCCTGCCGACCTTTTCAAGCCGTTGGCTTATTCCTCGCCTGGGCGGCTTTAACTCTTTGTTCCCGGACATAACGTTAAATATTGCGGCGAGAACGGATCCGTTCATTTTGCCGGGAAGTGGCTTTGACGCGGTCATTCATTTTGAACATTCCGCATGGGCAGGCATGCGTATGCAATTTCTGTTTCAGGAAAATTTGCTGCCTGTTTGCAATCCCGCACTGTTAACAAATAATGACGTCAATCGACAGTTAAACGAACTTCCGCGCATTCACCGTCGACAGAATCCTGATGCATGGCATCACTATGCCCGGGAAAGTGGAATACGCCTCGATAATCCGGCTCAGGGTGTGCGGTACGATCTTCATGAAATGGCCATTGCTGCAGTCATTGCGGGACAAGGCGTAGCATTGGTTCCACGTATGTATGTCGAGAATGAATTGAGTTGTGGCATGCTTGTTTCGCCCTGGCCTGCCTCAGAGTGCCTGAGCAAAAAATTCTGTTTAATAAAATCGACGGAAACGGGAATTAATGAGGCTGCGCTGGAAAGTTTTGAACGCTGGTTGCTTGCTAAAATGAATACGCTCGCCAGCCTTAATGCCGAACGATGA
- a CDS encoding CbrC family protein — MPGFFTWQDQEWGTHCNDACEFHGDATAQDIIDADDKTIRIWMERYEQNRNDWDSFMNGYAPGGDQGIYKFICKHCSAIVLNWDFS, encoded by the coding sequence ATGCCAGGCTTCTTTACCTGGCAAGATCAGGAGTGGGGAACGCATTGTAATGATGCTTGTGAATTTCATGGAGATGCTACCGCTCAAGATATAATTGATGCTGATGATAAAACGATCCGCATCTGGATGGAGAGATACGAGCAAAACCGGAATGACTGGGATAGTTTCATGAACGGATATGCCCCCGGAGGCGATCAGGGTATTTATAAGTTCATCTGTAAACACTGTAGCGCCATCGTGCTTAATTGGGATTTCTCATAG